Proteins encoded within one genomic window of Candidatus Pseudothioglobus singularis PS1:
- the truB gene encoding tRNA pseudouridine(55) synthase TruB, with the protein MSRRNKKGRDINGVLLLDKASGCSSNSALQDVKYLFNANKAGHTGSLDPLASGLLPICFGQATKIAQFLLDGDKRYFVRGKLGQVSNTGDSEGELSEYGSTKDVDDATIKSTLLNLIGSIKQIPPMYSALKREGTPLYKLARKGIEVEREAREVSIHEILFKDFDADILTLEVSCSKGTYIRTLIEDIGKLLGCGGYVIELRRIGFAHFDIAQGKTFEELEILKGDSLSNIDPVLIGADKMLPTVNSVYLNLEQSIDIKFGRKITFPGLDSDQKVKLYDENKEFIGIGQSNNLSEVLPKRLFIN; encoded by the coding sequence GTGTCTAGACGCAATAAAAAAGGTAGAGACATTAACGGAGTTTTGCTTTTAGATAAAGCGAGTGGTTGTAGTTCTAATTCAGCCTTGCAAGATGTGAAATACCTATTTAATGCCAATAAAGCAGGCCACACTGGTAGCCTTGACCCCTTGGCGAGTGGTCTTCTTCCGATTTGTTTTGGCCAGGCAACAAAGATTGCACAGTTTTTACTCGATGGAGATAAGCGATATTTTGTTAGGGGAAAATTAGGTCAAGTCAGCAACACTGGTGACTCTGAGGGAGAACTGTCTGAGTATGGTTCAACTAAAGATGTTGACGATGCCACTATCAAAAGCACACTGCTCAATCTTATTGGTAGCATTAAGCAAATACCACCAATGTACTCTGCACTTAAGAGAGAAGGAACACCTCTATATAAACTTGCTAGAAAGGGTATTGAGGTTGAAAGAGAAGCAAGAGAAGTCAGTATTCATGAAATCCTTTTTAAGGATTTTGATGCAGATATATTAACTCTTGAAGTGTCATGTTCAAAGGGCACCTATATTAGAACACTTATCGAGGATATTGGTAAATTATTAGGCTGTGGTGGCTATGTGATTGAGCTTAGGAGGATCGGGTTTGCTCACTTTGACATTGCCCAGGGAAAAACGTTTGAAGAGCTGGAGATTCTCAAAGGAGATAGCTTATCTAATATAGATCCTGTTCTGATTGGAGCAGATAAAATGCTCCCAACTGTAAATAGTGTTTATTTAAATTTGGAGCAGTCAATTGACATTAAGTTTGGAAGAAAAATAACCTTTCCTGGCTTAGATAGCGATCAAAAAGTTAAGCTTTATGATGAGAATAAAGAATTTATCGGAATTGGCCAAAGCAACAACTTATCCGAGGTTTTACCAAAAAGGCTTTTTATAAATTAG